The sequence below is a genomic window from Streptomyces sudanensis.
AGGCGCCCGGCGCGCTCCAGGACCTGCCGGCGCGCCTCGACGCCGATGACCCGGTGGAAGTCGCGGACCATGGCCGGGAACGGGTGGGGTCCGGCGACGGTCCCGAAGAGGTAGTGGGTGCTGTCGACGTTGGCGACCCAGTCGCGGAACGCCTCGTTGATGGCGTCCTTCAGGGTGCGGCTGCCGGACTTCACGGCGACGACCTCGGCGCCGAGCATCCGCATGCGGGCGACGTTGAGGGCCTGGCGCCGGGTGTCGACCTCGCCCATGTAGACGGTGCAGTCGAGGCCGAACAGCGCGCACGCGGTCGCGGTGGCGACGCCGTGCTGGCCGGCGCCCGTCTCGGCGATGACGCGGGTCTTGCCCATCCGCCGGGTGAGCAGGGCCTGGCCCAGCACGTTGTTGATCTTGTGGGAGCCGGTGTGGTTCAGGTCCTCGCGCTTGAGGAACACCCGGGCGCCGCCGGCGTGCTCGGCGAACCGGGGCACCTCGGTGAGCGCGCTGGGACGGCCGGTGTAGTGGGCGAGCAGATCGTCGAGCTCGGCGGCGAACGCCGGGTCGGCCTTGGCCTTGTCGTACTCGGCCGCGACCTCGTCGACGGCGGCGACCAGCGCCTCGGGGATGAACGCGCCGCCGAAGGCGCCGAAGTAGCCCTCGGCGTCCGGCACGCGGCCCTCCGGATCGGGCAGGAAGAACTCGCTGGACATGCGGAAACCTCACGGTGAGCGTGGATGGACACAACGCCGTGGGGCGGGGCCCGCGAACCGGACGCGGCTCGTCAGGCGGCCGTGGCCCGCCCCCCGCGGGAGCGCCATCGCATGCCGTCGACCTGGCCGGGCTCGGAACCGATGACGTACCGCACGCGCCGCCCCCGCACCCGCCGCGCGGGCGCCCGGCAGCCCCGGGGGCGGCAGCCGCGGGCGAGCCGGGCGTACGCCTCCGGGGGCGCGGCCGGGACCGCGCGGACGCGGACCGGGGCGGGGGTCGCGGGAACGGCGGACACGGCGGGGGCTCAGTCCCGTCCGTGCCGCAGGGCCGGGTGCGCACCGGCGGCGACGAGGTCGGCGACGGCGGCCCTCGGGTCGCGGCCGGTCACCAGCGACTCGCCGACGAGCACCGCGTCGGCGCCCGCGTTGGCGTACGCGATCAGGTCGTGCGGGCCGCGGATGCCGGACTCGGCGACCTTGACGATGTGCGGGGGGATCTCGGGGGCGACGCGCTCGAAGGTGGAGCGGTCCACCCGGAGGGTCTTCAGGTCGCGGGCGTTGACACCGATGACCCGGGCGCCCGCGTCCACGGCGCGGGCGGCCTCCTCCTCGTCGTGGACCTCCACGAGCGGGGTGAGGCCGATGGACTCGGCGCGCTCGATCAGCGAGACCAGCGCGGACTGGTCCAGGGCGGCGACGATCAGCAGGACGACGTCCGCGCCGTACGCGCGGGCCTCCCAGAGCTGGTACGCGGTGACGACGAAGTCCTTGCGCAGGACCGGCACGTCGACCCGCGCGCGGACGGCCTCCAGGTCGGCGAGGGAGCCGCCGAAGCGCCGCTGCTCGGTGAGGACGGAGATCACGGCCGCGCCGCCCGCCTCGTAGTCCGCGGCGAGCCCCGCCGGGTCGGCGATGGCGGCCAGGGCGCCCTTGGAGGGGCTGGAGCGCTTGACCTCGCAGATCACCTTGACGCCCTCGCCCCGCAGGGCGGCGGCTCCGTCGCGGGCCTCGGGGGCCCTGACGGCCCGGGCCTTCAGCTCGTCGAGGGTCACCCGCACCTGTCGCTCTGCGAGGTCGGCGCGGACGCCTTCGATGATCTCGTCGAGCACGCTCACGCGAGGGGCCCCCTTCCGGGAGGGTGGTGTTCGATCGGGCCGGACATCCTCGATGGTATCCGCAGGAGGGGCCGCGGCCCGCATCCGGCCGACGCGCCGGCGGCCCGCGCCCTCACGGGGCGAGCGCGGAGCCGAAGGGCAGGTTCCGTACGACGGCGAAGACGGCCCACGCCCCGCCCAGCGTCCAGAGCAGCGCCGGGGACGGATCGAACCGCACGGGCAGCCCGCGGGCGGCCCTGACCAGCCAGAGCACCGTGAACACGGCGAAGGCGGCGAAGGCGGCGACCGCCGCGGCGTTGGCGCCGAGGGCGGTCGCGAGGTCGCCGTGGACGAGGGCGTGGGCGCTGCGCAGCCCGCCGCAGCCGGGGCAGTACAGCCCCGTGTACCGCAGCAGGGGGCAGACGGGGTAGTGGCCGGGCTCGTTCGGGTCGACGGCGCCGACGTACGCGAAGGCCGCCGCGGCGCCCGCCAGGGTGCCCAGCGGCGGCAGGAGCCGGCGGTGCGGCGGGGGCGTGCGCGGGGTGCGGCCGGGGGGCGGGAGGTGCGGTGTCGTGGCGTCCACGCGCCGATTGTCGCCGCCGCCGCGGGAAGGCGCAGCCCGGCGGGGCCGGACCGCGCCTCGCGTCCGGCCGGGGGCCGGGGGCGTACGCGGGGTCAGGACGCGGTCTGGGCGCGGCCCGCCTCGGCGCGCGCCTCGGTCAGCTCCCGCGACTCCTTCGGCTGGCCGAGACCGGCGGCCTTCATCGCCGCGCCGACGACACCGCCGAGCAGGACGACGGCCATCCCGGCCCAGAAGCCGAGCGGGTTGGCCGCCACCATGAAGACGCCGGCGACACAGAAACCGATGAAGGCGATGATGACACCGGTCCAGGCGGCCGGGGTGTGTCCGTGGGCGCTGCCCGCCATGAGTTGCTCCTCGTTGAATGTCGCTCTGTGGTGAGGCCCCGCCAAGTGCGGACGCTCACGGCCATTCTCCCGCACGCGTGCGCGCCAGGTGATCCGGGGTGCGCCGCACCCGCCGGAAGACACCGGTCAGGTGCCGTCCGTGGGGTCCTCGCCGCGGTCCAGGGCCTTCCACAGCTCCTCCGGCCGGTCGGGGTCGCCGGTCCGGCGGGCGGCGCCCGCGCGCGGCCCGCCGTCGCGCTCGTACCGGCCGGACATGGCGGGCCAGGACCGGCCGTGGCGCAGCGCGATCAGCCCGGCGGCGAGGATCAGCAGGGCGGCGGCGGCCGTCACGTACGGCCAGGGCGTCTGGGTCAGGCCGGCGGCCCGCGCGGCGGTGTCCCCGGCGGTGCGGGCCGCCCGCTCGTCGAGGACGGAGCCGTCGTTCGCGCCGAGGAGGGCGGCAGCGGCCGCGCCGGCGCCGCTCAGCGCGAGGAGCAGCGCGACGACGCGGCGGCCGGCGCCGCGGGTGGCGAGGACGGCGACGAGGGCGGCGAGCCCGACGACGGCCAGGGCCGCGGGCAGGCCGGTGACGTCGCCCCCGGAGGCCCGCAGGGCGACGGTGCCGCCGACGCCCGTGACGTGCCCCTCGATCCACACGCGGCCGGAGGCGAGCAGGACGACGGCGGCGCCGAGGGCGCCGAGGAGCAGGGCCGCGGCGAGGCTGCGGCGGGCGCCTCCGGCGGTCGCCGCCCCGCCCGGTCGGGCGGTACGGGGCTGGGGTACGGATGCGGCACTCACGTGTCCCACTATCCCCCATCCGCCTCAGACGCGGCTCATCCGGTTGGCGGTGTGGACGGCCCGCAGCACCGCCGCCGCCTTGTTGCGGCACTCGGCGTCCTCAGCGGCCGGGTCGGAGTCGGCGACCACTCCGGCGCCCGCCTGGACGTAGGCGGTGCCGTCGCGCAGCACGGCCGTGCGGATGGCGATGGCGGTGTCGGAGTCGCCCGCGAAGTCCAGGTAGCCGACGGCGCCGCCGTACAGGCCGCGGCGGGTGGGCTCCAGCTCCTCGATGATCTGCAGGGCGCGGGGCTTGGGCGCCCCGGAGAGCGTCCCGGCGGGGAAGCAGGCCGTCAGCACGTCGAAGGCGGTGCGGCCCCGGGCGACCCGGCCGGTCACGGTGGAGACGATGTGCATGACGTGCGAGTAGCGCTCGATCGACATGAAGTCGACGACCTCGACGGAGCCCGGCTCGCAGACCCGGCCCAGGTCGTTGCGGCCGAGGTCGACGAGCATGAGGTGCTCGGCGCGCTCCTTGGGGTCGGCGAGCAGCTCGTCGGCCAGGGCCTGGTCCTCCTGCGGGGTCGCGCCGCGCGGGCGGGTGCCGGCGATCGGGTGGACCATGGCGCGCCCGGCCTCGACCTTGACCAGCGCCTCCGGGCTGGAGCCGACGACGTCGAAGCCGCCGAGGCGGAGCAGGTACATGTACGGGGACGGGTTGGTGGCCCGCAGCACCCGGTAGACGTCCAGGGCGCTCGCCGTGCAGGGCGTCTCGAAGCGCTGCGAGGGGACGACCTGGAACGCCTCGCCGGCGCGGATGCGCTCCTTGACGTCCTCCACGGCCCGCCGGTACGCCTCACCGCCCCAGTGGGCGGTGTACTCGGGCAGCTCGGACGGCGGCAGGACGGCGGGCCCGGAGCCGGCGGGCCCGGTGAGGTCGGCCTGCATGGCGTCGAGCCGGGCGACGGCGTCGGCGTACGCCTCGTCGACGCCGGTGTCGAGGTCGTTGTGGTTGATGGCGTTGGCGATCAGCAGGACCGTCCCGTCCCAGTGGTCGAGGACGGCCAGGTCGGAGGTGAGCAGCATGGTGAGCTCCGGCAGGCCCGGGTCGTCCGCGCCGTGGTCGCCGACGCGCTCCAGGCGCCGCACGACGTCGTAGCCGAGGTAGCCGACCATGCCGCCGGTGAAGGGCGGCATGCCGTCCCCGAGCAGCGCGGAGAGGTCGCGGGGGGTGTGCAGGGCCTCCACGGTGGCGCGCAGCGCCTCCAGCGGGTCGCCGTCGACCGGGACGCCGGCGGGCGGCGTGCCCAGCCAGTGCGCCTGCCCGTCGCGCACGGTCAGG
It includes:
- a CDS encoding TIGR02234 family membrane protein, whose translation is MSAASVPQPRTARPGGAATAGGARRSLAAALLLGALGAAVVLLASGRVWIEGHVTGVGGTVALRASGGDVTGLPAALAVVGLAALVAVLATRGAGRRVVALLLALSGAGAAAAALLGANDGSVLDERAARTAGDTAARAAGLTQTPWPYVTAAAALLILAAGLIALRHGRSWPAMSGRYERDGGPRAGAARRTGDPDRPEELWKALDRGEDPTDGT
- a CDS encoding HGxxPAAW family protein is translated as MAGSAHGHTPAAWTGVIIAFIGFCVAGVFMVAANPLGFWAGMAVVLLGGVVGAAMKAAGLGQPKESRELTEARAEAGRAQTAS
- a CDS encoding anthranilate synthase component I; this encodes MDLDTFRKLAADRRVIPVSRRLLADGDTPVGLYRKLAAERPGTFLLESAENGRSWSRYSFVGVRSAATLTVRDGQAHWLGTPPAGVPVDGDPLEALRATVEALHTPRDLSALLGDGMPPFTGGMVGYLGYDVVRRLERVGDHGADDPGLPELTMLLTSDLAVLDHWDGTVLLIANAINHNDLDTGVDEAYADAVARLDAMQADLTGPAGSGPAVLPPSELPEYTAHWGGEAYRRAVEDVKERIRAGEAFQVVPSQRFETPCTASALDVYRVLRATNPSPYMYLLRLGGFDVVGSSPEALVKVEAGRAMVHPIAGTRPRGATPQEDQALADELLADPKERAEHLMLVDLGRNDLGRVCEPGSVEVVDFMSIERYSHVMHIVSTVTGRVARGRTAFDVLTACFPAGTLSGAPKPRALQIIEELEPTRRGLYGGAVGYLDFAGDSDTAIAIRTAVLRDGTAYVQAGAGVVADSDPAAEDAECRNKAAAVLRAVHTANRMSRV
- the trpM gene encoding tryptophan biosynthesis modulator TrpM, yielding MSAVPATPAPVRVRAVPAAPPEAYARLARGCRPRGCRAPARRVRGRRVRYVIGSEPGQVDGMRWRSRGGRATAA
- the trpC gene encoding indole-3-glycerol phosphate synthase TrpC, whose amino-acid sequence is MSVLDEIIEGVRADLAERQVRVTLDELKARAVRAPEARDGAAALRGEGVKVICEVKRSSPSKGALAAIADPAGLAADYEAGGAAVISVLTEQRRFGGSLADLEAVRARVDVPVLRKDFVVTAYQLWEARAYGADVVLLIVAALDQSALVSLIERAESIGLTPLVEVHDEEEAARAVDAGARVIGVNARDLKTLRVDRSTFERVAPEIPPHIVKVAESGIRGPHDLIAYANAGADAVLVGESLVTGRDPRAAVADLVAAGAHPALRHGRD
- the trpB gene encoding tryptophan synthase subunit beta, producing the protein MSSEFFLPDPEGRVPDAEGYFGAFGGAFIPEALVAAVDEVAAEYDKAKADPAFAAELDDLLAHYTGRPSALTEVPRFAEHAGGARVFLKREDLNHTGSHKINNVLGQALLTRRMGKTRVIAETGAGQHGVATATACALFGLDCTVYMGEVDTRRQALNVARMRMLGAEVVAVKSGSRTLKDAINEAFRDWVANVDSTHYLFGTVAGPHPFPAMVRDFHRVIGVEARRQVLERAGRLPDAVVACVGGGSNAIGLFHAFIPDGGVRLIGCEPAGHGVGTGEHAATLNAGEPGVLHGSRSYVLQDDEGQITEPYSISAGLDYPGIGPEHAYLKDTGRGEYRAVTDDEAMRALRLLSRTEGVIPAIESAHALAGALEVGRELGPDGLIVVNLSGRGDKDMDTAARYFGLYETDAEVAADEAGDGAEIEEDAR
- a CDS encoding DUF2752 domain-containing protein, translating into MDATTPHLPPPGRTPRTPPPHRRLLPPLGTLAGAAAAFAYVGAVDPNEPGHYPVCPLLRYTGLYCPGCGGLRSAHALVHGDLATALGANAAAVAAFAAFAVFTVLWLVRAARGLPVRFDPSPALLWTLGGAWAVFAVVRNLPFGSALAP